In Phocoena phocoena chromosome 3, mPhoPho1.1, whole genome shotgun sequence, a single window of DNA contains:
- the LOC136119991 gene encoding 14-3-3 protein beta/alpha-like: MTMDKSELVQKGKLAKQAERHDDMAAAVKAVMEQGHELSNEERKLLSVVYKNTVGAHRSSWRVISNIKQKTERNEKQQQMGKEYREKIKAELQDICNNVLELLDKYLIPNAIQPESKVFYLKMKGNYFRYLSEVASRDNKQTTVSNSQQAYQEAFEISKKEMQPTHPIQLGLALKFSIFYYEILNSPEKACSLAKTAFDEAIAELDTLNEESYKDSILIMQLLRDNLTLWTSENQGDEGDAGEGEN, translated from the coding sequence ATGACCATGGATAAAAGTGAGCTGGTACAGAAAGGCAAACTCGCCAAGCAGGCGGAGCGCCACGATGACATGGCTGCAGCCGTGAAGGCAGTCATGGAGCAGGGGCACGAGCTCTCCAATGAGGAGAGAAAACTGCTGTCTGTGGTTTACAAGAACACGGTCGGTGCCCACCGTTCTTCCTGGCGTGTCATCTCCAACATCaaacagaaaacagagaggaaCGAGAAGCAGCAGCAGATGGGCAAAGAATACCGTGAGAAGATCAAGGCAGAGCTGCAGGACATCTGCAACAATGTTCTGGAGCTGTTGGACAAATACCTTATTCCCAATGCTATACAACCAGAAAGTAAGGTGTTCTACTTGAAAATGAAAGGCAATTATTTTAGATATCTTTCTGAGGTGGCATCTAGAGACAATAAACAAACCACTGTGTCAAACTCCCAGCAGGCTTACCAGGAAGCATTTGAAATTAGTAAGAAAGAAATGCAGCCTACACACCCAATTCAACTGGGCCTGGCACTTAAGTTCTCCATCTTTTACTATGAAATTCTAAACTCTCCTGAAAAGGCTTGCAGCCTGGCAAAAACGGCATTTGATGAAGCAATTGCTGAATTGGACACACTGAATGAAGAGTCTTACAAAGACAGCATCCTGATCATGCAGTTGCTTAGGGACAATCTCACTCTGTGGACGTCGGAAAACCAGGGAGACGAAGGAGatgctggggagggagagaactAA